A window from Mycobacteriales bacterium encodes these proteins:
- a CDS encoding DUF1295 domain-containing protein: MSSFAGDRLATGLAITAAVDIVAFGVTWLIGRRIGRYNVVDVTWSLAIAAMGAAAFCGSIPAHGDAARRTVVLVTSVIWALRLAGHIGQRSKGHGEDPRYAAILSRARGSVAAYALVRVYLPQAVLAFAISMPLQIAMYQHGGNTPLDVIGAAVWLTGFAFEAVADRQLATYQARRTSSESVLDTGLWRYTRHPNYFGEALLWFGLWLPAAVDWQGAVAALSPVIVTYLVGFASGKPMLEKHLARRKPAYADYMRRTSGFVPLPPRK; this comes from the coding sequence GTGAGCTCGTTCGCGGGTGACCGGCTCGCCACCGGTCTGGCGATCACCGCCGCCGTCGACATCGTCGCCTTCGGGGTCACCTGGCTGATCGGGCGGCGCATCGGGCGCTACAACGTCGTCGATGTCACGTGGAGCCTGGCGATCGCGGCGATGGGAGCAGCGGCGTTCTGCGGGTCGATCCCGGCACACGGCGACGCCGCCCGCCGCACGGTGGTCCTGGTCACGTCCGTCATCTGGGCGCTGCGCCTCGCCGGCCACATCGGGCAGCGAAGCAAGGGGCACGGCGAGGACCCGCGCTACGCCGCGATCCTGTCCCGGGCGCGCGGCTCCGTTGCGGCGTACGCCCTGGTGCGGGTCTACCTGCCGCAAGCGGTCCTCGCGTTCGCGATCTCGATGCCGTTGCAGATCGCGATGTACCAGCACGGCGGCAACACGCCGCTCGACGTGATCGGTGCTGCCGTCTGGCTGACCGGGTTCGCCTTCGAGGCCGTGGCCGACCGTCAGCTCGCGACGTATCAGGCGCGCCGCACGAGCAGCGAGAGCGTCCTCGACACCGGACTGTGGCGCTACACCCGCCACCCGAACTACTTCGGCGAGGCACTGCTGTGGTTCGGGTTGTGGCTGCCCGCAGCCGTCGACTGGCAGGGCGCCGTCGCGGCACTGTCGCCGGTGATCGTGACCTATCTGGTCGGGTTCGCCTCCGGCAAGCCGATGCTCGAAAAGCACCTGGCGAGACGCAAGCCGGCGTACGCCGACTACATGAGGCGGACCTCGGGCTTCGTCCCGCTACCACCCCGGAAGTAG
- a CDS encoding cyclopropane-fatty-acyl-phospholipid synthase family protein, with translation MTSDVADAIAELVAPMFGGRLPVAIRAWDGSSAGPDGAPVAVLNSPRALAHIAWAPGELGMARAYIAGDLDVEGDIAAGLSAVWDARREALRRRPGTASPRSRLDARTVLAGLRLLAGNGALRRPAPPDGELRLRGRLHTKRRDAAVIHHHYDVSNTLYSLLLDENMAYSCGYWTSDDPAYDVADSQRDKLDMICRKLGLAPGKHLLDVGCGWGALSIHAAREYGARVTGITISAEQLAFATARVDELDLGHLVDVRLLDYRDLAGGPYDAISVIEMGEHVGKGNYPAFAASLHGLLADEGRLLVQQMSRSGSHPGGGPFIERYITPDMHMRPVHETIAILAAAGFEVRDVHAMREHYVHTVAAWQRQLDRRWDEVVAAVGVTQARVWRLYLAGGALAFAENRMGVDQILSVKPTSAGISGMPPTRTGWEPSPSPAQRRRTPRERVR, from the coding sequence GTGACGTCGGACGTCGCCGACGCGATCGCCGAGCTGGTCGCACCGATGTTCGGCGGCCGGCTGCCGGTCGCGATCCGGGCGTGGGACGGCAGCAGCGCCGGACCCGACGGCGCGCCGGTCGCGGTGCTCAACTCCCCCCGCGCGCTCGCCCACATCGCGTGGGCGCCCGGCGAACTCGGCATGGCGCGTGCCTACATCGCGGGCGACCTCGACGTCGAGGGCGACATCGCGGCCGGCCTGTCCGCGGTGTGGGACGCCCGCCGCGAGGCGCTCCGGCGTCGACCCGGCACGGCCTCGCCGCGGAGCAGGCTCGACGCGCGGACCGTGCTCGCCGGGCTGCGCCTGCTCGCCGGCAACGGCGCGCTGCGCCGCCCCGCGCCGCCCGACGGCGAGCTGCGACTGCGAGGTCGGCTGCACACCAAACGGCGAGATGCCGCGGTGATCCACCACCACTACGACGTCTCGAACACGCTCTACTCGCTGCTGCTCGACGAGAACATGGCCTACTCGTGCGGCTACTGGACGTCGGACGACCCGGCCTACGACGTCGCGGACTCACAGCGGGACAAGCTCGACATGATCTGCCGCAAGCTTGGTCTGGCGCCCGGCAAGCACCTGCTCGACGTCGGTTGCGGCTGGGGCGCACTGTCCATCCACGCCGCCCGCGAGTACGGCGCGCGGGTCACCGGCATCACGATCTCGGCGGAGCAGCTGGCGTTCGCGACCGCCCGGGTCGACGAGCTCGACCTCGGGCACCTCGTCGACGTGCGGCTGCTGGACTACCGAGACCTTGCCGGTGGACCGTACGACGCGATCTCGGTCATCGAGATGGGCGAACACGTCGGCAAGGGCAACTACCCAGCGTTCGCCGCGTCGCTGCACGGGCTGCTCGCCGACGAGGGCCGGCTGCTGGTGCAGCAGATGTCCCGGAGCGGCTCGCACCCCGGCGGGGGGCCGTTCATCGAGCGCTACATCACGCCTGACATGCACATGCGCCCGGTGCACGAGACGATCGCCATCCTGGCCGCCGCGGGGTTCGAGGTCCGCGACGTCCACGCGATGCGGGAGCACTACGTGCACACGGTGGCCGCTTGGCAGCGTCAGCTCGACCGGCGCTGGGACGAGGTCGTCGCAGCGGTCGGGGTGACCCAGGCGCGGGTCTGGCGGCTCTACCTCGCGGGCGGGGCGCTCGCCTTCGCCGAGAACCGGATGGGCGTCGATCAGATCCTGTCGGTCAAGCCGACCTCCGCCGGGATCAGCGGGATGCCGCCGACCCGTACCGGCTGGGAGCCGTCGCCGTCGCCCGCGCAACGACGTCGCACGCCGCGCGAGCGGGTGAGGTGA